A window of Chthoniobacterales bacterium genomic DNA:
TCGGGCGGCTCACTGTCGCCTGCGGCATCTCTGGCTCCGGAAAATCGTCTCTTCTCCGCGGCACCCTCGTTCCGGCGCTGAAAGATTCCCTGACACGCCGCGGACGCAAGCCGTCGCGTAAAGCCGCACCACCGCCCTACGACAAACTCCTGGGCGCCGAGAACATCGCGGCCGTCCATATGGTGGACCAATCGCCCATCGGCAAGACCTCGCGTTCCACGCCCGCGACCTACATCAAAGTCTTCGACGAAATCCGGCAGTTGTTTGCCGGGCTGCCCGCTTCGCGCATGCGCGGCTACACTGCCAGCCGGTTTTCGTTCAACACGGACGGCGGACGCTGCGAAACCTGCCTCGGCCAGGGTGCGATCAAACTCGAAATGAGCTTCCTGCCATCCAGCTGGCTTCCGTGCAGCGAATGCAACGGCAGCCGCTACAACCGCCAGACGCTCGACGTCACCTACAGCGGAAAAACCATCGCGGATGTGATGAAGATGACTGCTGCCGAGGCGGCCGGATTCTTCGACGCTCACCCGAAAATCCGCCACGCCCTCCGCCTGCTCGTCGAAACGGGCTTGGGTTATCTCACACTCGGCCAACCGAGCCCCACGCTCTCCGGCGGTGAAGCCCAGCGCATCAAACTTGTCACCGAACTGTCGCGCACGGGCGCGACCAAGGGACGCCGCCTGCGGGAAGACCGGCGCGGCAATTTTTATCTTCTCGAGGAGCCGACCATCGGCCTCCACATGGCTGACGTCGAACAACTCATCGGCATCCTCCACCGCCTCACCGATGAAGGCCACACGGTCGTTGTCATCGAACACAACCTCAGTGTCATCGCCGAAGCCGACTACGTCATCGAGATCGGACCCGAGGCGGGGGTGGACGGCGGGAATCTTGTGGCAGCAGGCACACCCGAGGACGTCGCCAAAGTCAAAGCCAGCCCCACCGCACCGTTCCTCGGGCCGCTACTTCGTTTGTAGCGAGGGTCGGCGCGTTGCGACGCAAGGATGATAACAAAAGCTTTTGGGCGGGGCAGATCCACCCCGAAACGCTTGTGGAAACCCAGGCCGGCGTGACCGAACCTCTACGCCAGCTTGGCGTGGGCGCCATCGCAAAACGGCGGGTTCGCCGTGTGCTTGCACATGCACCAAGCGACTTTGCGCTTCTCGGTGATCTCGACTTTCACGGGAGCGAAACCCTTGCCCTTGTGCGAGCCGTCGCAAAACGGCTGGGTGGACGAGAGACCGCAGGAGCACCACCAATATGTTCCGGGTTCGACTTCCTGGACGTCCGGCGCTTTGGCGCAAACATGGGGAGTGTTCATTCGAACTCTTGCTTACCGCACCGCAATTTCGCAGGCGAGTTCTAAATCAGGGTTCACGGGAGTCCCGCTGCCGTCGCACTCGCACGGCCGCATGACGGGCATCGGGCAACACGAATTTGCGAAGCTCGATCTCCACGGCCGAAACAAGCGGAAACTCCGCGAGCAAGCCGGACGCCAAATCTTCAGCCAATGTTTCAAGCAAGCGGAACTCCCGCGCCGCGCACACCGCTGCGACCCATGCGGCAACAGCAGCATAATCCGTCGTTCGCCCCACGTCGTCGCCGACCCCGGCGAAGTCGGCATCCATCCTCACATCGACCTCCAGGCGCTGCGCCTTGGAACGTTCCGCATCGGTCACGCCGATACGCGCAGTCACCGCGAGCCCGCCGATGAGAATCTGATCGCCGGCATTCCGCGCACTCGCGTGTTGCAGCAATCGGCGCAATTCGTGCAACGAGGAAACCACAACGTCGGGTTTGGCCGGCATGATTTTTCCCACCGGGTCATAGCCTGTGAGCACCGCAATGCTCATGACGCCGCCGTGCCGCGCCGTCTCGACGTCGTGGATCATGTCGCCGACGAACGCCGTCTCATCCGGATCGAGCGAGTGTGCCGCGAGGACTTCCCCGATTTTGGCCCGCTTGTCGAGCACACCGGCGTAAGGACACTCGAAGTAATGCAGCAGGTCGAGCTTGCGCGCCTGCGCCTCGAAATGCTCGTGTTTCACCGAGCTGAGCAGAAATAGCCGGCGGCCGTCCTCGCGGCAAAAATCCAGAAACTCACGCAATCCCGGAAGCGGAACGACTTCGTCTCGGATACCGGTGAAACGGTCGTGGAAAAGCGCGTCGAGTTCATCGAGCGGCACGTCGGGCAGGAACTCCCGGTAAAAGTCGGTGAAAGGCAGGCGGAAATGCTGCCGGAATTCGTCGCGCGTAAGCGGGGGACGCCCGTATGCCTCCAGCACATGGTTCGTGGCGCCGAGAACCGGCGCCAAGTCATCAACCAAGGTCCCCGACCAATCGAGCAAAAGATTGCGCAACATGGTCTCAGCCGAAGAATTTCACCTCGCGGATTTTTCCGGCACCGAATTGCGCGGCAAGCTTGGCCTCGATCTCGGCTTTCCAGGTGCGCTCGAGCTCGAAGCGCACGCTCGAATGATGCACGCGCACATGGAGAACACCGCCGCGAAGGCGGTCGGGCGCGGATTTCGATGCGATGAACGGCCCCACCAAATCGGCCCACACACGCCGCACTTCCTGCTCTTCCAGCGCATCGGAAAGCCCGAGCTTCGGAAGCAAAGCACGGAGCGCAGCGCGCACACCCGTGGTGCGTTCGGAAGGATCGCGGGGCTCGCGGTAGCGCCGCCACTCAGCCAGAGCGGTTTCGGCCCAGCGGCTCATCGGAATGAAAGGGCGGCCGACCGCAGACCCGCCTTTGATACTACGCGCCGTTGTCGCCGATGGCCTCGACGGGGCAGCCTTCCATGGCCTCTTTGCACTGCGCCTCTTCCTCCGGGGTGTCGGGCTGTTTGTAAACGTAGGAATACCCGCCGTCATCGTTGCGCTTGAAATTGGAAGGCGCCGTCTCGCGGCAGAGGTCGCAATCGATGCACTGGTCATCGACGTAAAATTTTCCGGTAACGTTTTCTGGATACTTGTTTTCGAGCTCGGCCATTGTGGTGGGTTAAATTTCCGTGACGATAAAAAGCCCTGCACGGCTTGCCAAGAAAAACCCACACCACTGACCCGGAGCTACCCCGCGGCCCCCACCATGTGCTAAATATGCAGGAATCCCCGCCATGATTATCGAACTCATCGAACGCCTCATGCTCGTCGATGATGCAACCTTCGCCAAATTGCGCGCGGATTCCATTGTGACTCAAGGCAGGCGAACACCATCTCCTCAACACATGGTCGCGCTGAAATTGCACGCCACGCGAAGCAGCGCGCGCGACCCCGACAAATCGAACCAAGACTGGATCGACATCCGCAAACTCATCGAGTTGCACAAACTCGACGCGCACGACGAGGCTTTCTCCTCTCTGATCCTTCGCTATGGCGAGGAGGAAGGATTGGAGCGCATCCGCCGGATGTGCCAAGATTGACTGTGCTCAGACCCGAAGACGACTTCGAACTCCCGGTCTTCGACCGCCCGATGGCGGACCCACCCAGCACCGTCCCCTACGAAGTCGCCGTCCGCGCTTTCGAAGAAATCATCATCGCCCTCAAACTCCGGGAAAAAGCCCCGCGCGTCGCCGAAGACATCCCCGAATTCAAAATGTAGCGTTGTCAGCCTGTCCGCCTTGTGCGAATCCCCGGCAACGGTCTTCGCCGATAAAAAGGCGTTCTCGCCTCCGCGATCTCCGCAGCCTCGTCCTCAGACAAGCTCGAGTCCATGTTCGAGAAAGGGCGCAAAGTCGTTGCGGTTGCCGGTGGCCAAGCGAGCCCCGGACACAATGGCTGTGGCTGCAATCATGGCGTCCACGCGCAGGCCGCGCTTGCGTCCGGTTGCATTGAGCAAACGCGATGCCTCCCGGGCCTGCTCCTCGTGGAACGGAATCACTTCCGCGAGGAAAGCCCGCACGATTTCCTCCTGCTCCGCCGTGATTGGACCGCAGAGGAATTCATACCACGCGGGCATCGGCGCGATGAGACGTTCTCCGCGGCGATACCAATCCGTGATGCGATTGGCCTCCTCTGAACCATCCTCGAGGCAGCGGATGAGGTAATTTGTGTCGAGGCAGATCACGACGAGGCGCGCCAGTTTTTGCGATCCTCATAGGTCTCGGCGATCCAGCGATCGGCCTCCGTTTTGGCAAGACCGGCTCCTTTGGCGTGCAGGTCGCGCAGCAATGCCACCGGATCATATTTCGTCGCTTGCGCTGTTCGCTCGGACCGCTCGACCGAGCGCCGGACCACTTCGGCTTGCGACACATTCCAGAGTTTTGCCAATCGCTTGAGGCGCTGTGCGGTCGTCTCGTCCAAAGCGAAAGTCGTGCGATGCGTCATCATTGGCATACCATCACCACATACCATCACTTTTCCATTGCCTCAAGAATTTCCCCAAAACTGCTAGTGCTCAGTAACAGCTACAATTTCGGATAAAGTCTGAGCAGTTTGATGCGGGCATCTTCGGTGGTGAAGCGCCAGTTGATAGGAGCGCCGCGGTTGTTGCGGTGGTTTTGCCAAGCGGAGATTT
This region includes:
- a CDS encoding CDGSH iron-sulfur domain-containing protein, which translates into the protein MNTPHVCAKAPDVQEVEPGTYWWCSCGLSSTQPFCDGSHKGKGFAPVKVEITEKRKVAWCMCKHTANPPFCDGAHAKLA
- a CDS encoding FolB domain-containing protein; the encoded protein is MLRNLLLDWSGTLVDDLAPVLGATNHVLEAYGRPPLTRDEFRQHFRLPFTDFYREFLPDVPLDELDALFHDRFTGIRDEVVPLPGLREFLDFCREDGRRLFLLSSVKHEHFEAQARKLDLLHYFECPYAGVLDKRAKIGEVLAAHSLDPDETAFVGDMIHDVETARHGGVMSIAVLTGYDPVGKIMPAKPDVVVSSLHELRRLLQHASARNAGDQILIGGLAVTARIGVTDAERSKAQRLEVDVRMDADFAGVGDDVGRTTDYAAVAAWVAAVCAAREFRLLETLAEDLASGLLAEFPLVSAVEIELRKFVLPDARHAAVRVRRQRDSREP
- a CDS encoding DUF721 domain-containing protein, which encodes MTAGIPTFTNSPTPRRKRRSAKRPWKAAPSRPSATTARSIKGGSAVGRPFIPMSRWAETALAEWRRYREPRDPSERTTGVRAALRALLPKLGLSDALEEQEVRRVWADLVGPFIASKSAPDRLRGGVLHVRVHHSSVRFELERTWKAEIEAKLAAQFGAGKIREVKFFG
- a CDS encoding ferredoxin; this translates as MAELENKYPENVTGKFYVDDQCIDCDLCRETAPSNFKRNDDGGYSYVYKQPDTPEEEAQCKEAMEGCPVEAIGDNGA
- a CDS encoding type II toxin-antitoxin system VapC family toxin, whose protein sequence is MARLVVICLDTNYLIRCLEDGSEEANRITDWYRRGERLIAPMPAWYEFLCGPITAEQEEIVRAFLAEVIPFHEEQAREASRLLNATGRKRGLRVDAMIAATAIVSGARLATGNRNDFAPFLEHGLELV